TTCATATTAAATTCCTATCCTAAAAAATATTTTATCAATACATTTACTGGCCACGCTAGTAAAGATAATAGTGCAAATACAAACATTCTATAAACAAAACCAATAGAAAGTTTGTCTGAAAATCTTTTAAATAACAATGAAGCTCCAAATATTGCAAATATTATTAACACTAATCTTCCAGGTGTTTCATTAATTACTGATACAACAAAAAATATTAAGTATAACACATAGTCTAATTTTGAAAAAGGTAAATTTTTTAAATCATTATTTTCTTGATTATCAACTATTTTATTTTTAGTTTCTTCTTTTTTTATTTTTAGTTTTCTCATATCATTCCTATCTTAATGCATCTATCACTTCTTGTGGAGTATCTTTACTTAAAATTAGATCTCTGTATTTTTGTGCTTCTGCATAATTTGATTCTAATATTTTCTTTTTAACTTGCAATACTGATGATGCTGACATACTAAATGCATCTAGTCCCATTCCAAGTAATAATTCTGTTGATTGTTTATTTCCTGCAAATTCTCCACACATACTTACAGGTATTCCTCTATCATGTGCAGCATCTATAACTTTTTGTATAGCTTCAAGTACAGCAGGGTTAAATGCAGAATAAAGATCTGAAACCATTTCATTTCCTCTATCTACTGCTAAGAAATATTGTGTTAAATCATTAGTACCTATAGAGAAGAAATCAACTTCTTTTGCAAATTTATATGCAATTATAGCTGAAGATGGTGTTTCTATCATTATACCAACTTTAATATTTCTATCAAATTTCTTACCAATTTCATCTAATTCTTTTTTACATTCTTCAAGAATAACATTTGCTGCTCTTACTTCATTTATTGAAGTTATCATTGGATACATAATTTTAACTGTTCCATATGCAGACGCTCTTAATATAGCTTTTAATTGAGTTTTAAACATATCTTTTTGTACTAAAGAAATTCTAATTGCTCTATATCCTAAAAATGGATTCATTTCTTTTGGTAAATCTAAATAAGGTAATTCCTTATCTCCACCTATATCCATAGTTCTAATAGTTATAGGGCAATTTTTCATTTTTTCAACAACTTCTCTATATGCCTTATATTGTTCTTCCTCTGTTGGCATATGACCAGAATTCATGAATAAGAACTCTGTTCTGTATAATCCTACCCCAGTTGCTCCCGCTTCCATAACAGCATCTATATCTTCTGGTTTACCTATATTACCCCAGATTTCTACTTCATGTCCATCTTTAGTAATAGGTTTTAAGTTTTTGATTTTCTTTAATTCCTCTTTAGCTTTTAATTGTTTTTCTCTTTTTATTTCATATTCTTTGATTAATTCATCAGTTGGATTTAAATAAATTTCCCCTTTATCTCCATCTATAATTATTCCTTGACCATCTACAACTTCAGAAAGTATAGATCTAGTTCCTACTACTGCTGGAATTTCAAGTGATCTTGCCATAATAGCAGAATGTGCTGTTTTACCACCTATTTCAGTTACAAACCCATTACAATGTGCTAAATCTAGTTGTGCTGTATCAGAAGGTGTTAAATCATTAGTAATAATAATTGTATTAGGTTCTAAGTTTCCTAAATCACTTATTTTAATATTCAGTAAGTTTTTTAGCCATCTTTTACCTATATCTTGGAAATCTGCTGCTCTTTCTCTTAAATAAGGGTCATCTAATTGAGAAAGCATTAATGAATATTCATCTATACCTTCTTTTAAGGCATGAGCTGCTTTTAATCCATCTTCCATTATCTTATTTTTGATTTCATCCATTAAATCTTCATCTTCTAATAATAGAATATGTCCATCAAAAATATCTGCCTTATCATCACCCATCTTAATTCTTACTTTTTCTCTAATAGCAATAAGTTGAGTTTTAGATTTTTTCATAGCCTCTTCTAATTTAATAATTTCAGATTCAGATGTTTCACCTGAAAGAAGTTTTTCTTCAGGAAGTTGTATTTCCTCTTCATGAAATACATAAACCTTACCTATAGCAACTCCTTCAGAAGCTCCAATACCCGTTAATCTCATCATAGTAATTTCCTCCAATTTATTTATTATTTCTTAATTCTTTTATCTTATCTCTTAATAATTTAACTATATCACCTTTACCAAAATTTGCAGCTAAATCAATTGCATTACCACCATTAAAATCTTTATGTAATGGATTTGCACCTTTTTCAATTAAAAATTTTGCAATTTCATAATTTCCTTTAAGTGCTGCATCTTCAAGTGGATGCCAACCATCTACATCACTTTGAAAATTTACCATTTCTGGATATTTTTCAACCAATAACTTAACTGCTTCAAAGTTTTCAAAAAAAATTGCAGTATGTAAAGGATATTTACCTAGTACATTATGTCTAACATTTACATTAACATCTTTTTTTAATAACTCTTCTAATATATATATATTATTATATTCTATAGCAACCATTAATGCTGTTTCTCCAATTTTATTTTCTGCATTAATATCTACCTTTTCTACTCCTTTTTTTACTATTGGAGCAAAACCAGGAGAATATGCTTCATTTGGATAAATACTAATATTTCTTTCTTCATCTCCAGATATATATGAAACTGCTAAAGTATTATTTGAAAATTTAATTGCAGTAAAAAATTCATTTAAAATTTTTTCTTTTTTTTCTTCTACTTCTAATTTTTCTTTTGAAATCAATAAATCCTCAGCAAAAATATTCATATTAAGCATAATAATAGATAGTAATAATAATATTTTTTTCATACATTCACCACTTTTACATTTTGTTTAATTATATCATATTACAATGTTTCTATCAACTTTAAAAATTCATCGTATTTTCTCAAAAAATCTTTATCTTTAAATTTTTCTTCTAATAAATCTGGTCTATTTTTTAAAGTTTTAAATATTGCTTTCATTTCTCTATACTGATTAATTTTTTCATGATTACCCGATATTAAAACTTCTGGAACTTCCATTTTATCTATCATTTGCGGTCTAGTATATTGAGGGAAACCTAATAATCCATTGTAGAAAGAATCTGTTTCATATGATTCTTTTTTTATTATTCCATCTTTCATACGCATAATTCCATCTATTATAACTAGAGAAGGTAAATCTCCACTACTTAATACATAATCTCCTATAGAAATTTCTTCATCTACAAACTTATCTATTACTCTTTGATCAAGACCTTCATATTTACCTGATATTATACATAAATCTTCCATTTTAGATAATTCTATTAATTTTTCTTGTGTTAATTTTTTACCTTGAGGTGTAACAAAAATAGTAAAAGGTTTCTTAATTTTTGATTTTCTTAAATTAACAAAATATTTCCAAAAAGGTTCCGGTTTAAGTACCATTCCTGCTCCACCACCAAAAGGTGTATCATCTACTTGTTTATGTTTATTATCACTATAATCTCTAATATTTTCTATATCTATCTTAATATTTTGATCATTTGCTCTCTGCATAATAGTTTGTGATAAATATATTTTAAATATATCAGTAAATAAAGTTAAAACCCTTATTTTCACACTATATCATTCCTTCTAATAATTCTACTTTTATTAGTTTTTTATCATATTCTATTTCTTTTACGAAAACATCTATAAATGGAATTAAAACCTCTTTTTCTTCTTTTATAACTACTAAAATTGGATGTGCTGCTGTATCCATTATATCAACTACTTCACCAATATCTTCTAAATCATGTAATACCCTATATCCAATAATTGATTCATCTTCTTCATATTCTGGTATTAAATCTGCTCTAACATATATCTTATACCCTATTAAAGATTTAGCTTCATCTACATTTTTTATCTTATCTATATCTATCAAAGCTCTTTTACCAGTAATACCTTTAACATTTTCAACTTTAGCAATTTTAATATCATTAAAATCATTTTTTATAATAACATTTAAATTTTTAAGTTCATCTAAAAGTGGAAAAATGGTCCTAACTTTTAATGTACCTAAAAGTCTATGTGTTCCTGTAATAGTTCCTATTAATATTAAATCTTCCATTATTTAGCCTCATTTTCATTTGTTTTTTCTGTATATATCTTAAAAGCAAAATATATACTAGTTATCATTAGTATATAGCATAATAAATGTAGGGATATAAATAGGGGGCTATGAAGCAATCCATATACCTCTTCTTTTATTATATCTGTAGTCCCGCCAACTGGTATTTTATTTATTAACAATCTTGATAATATTAATATTAAAATAAAAGAGTAGTTAGATAACAATAATATTATGTATATAAATAACTTAACAAAAAGTTTAATTGATAAAGTAATTGAATTTTTCAAATTTAAATTTTCAATAAAATATAGGTATGGTAAAAATGTTAAAAATGGTCTTAACAAAATTTGTATAATTAATAATGGCTCTACAATAGTTAATAATTCAAGTAATGAATATATTACAAGGTAGATGATAGCTTTCTTATAGTTTATTTTATTATATTTCATACTTATTGATAAAATTATTACTAATGTTACATTAAATAATGATATTAATGAATTAAACAATATTTTTGTGTAATATGCACTATTTCCATTAAACAGATATTTAAAACTAAGAAAATTTAAAATAAAAAATAGTATCAAAAATACGAAATTTTTCTTTATAAGTTTTAACATAGTTTTTAAAATTTCAACATACATTTTAAAAAAGTTTATAATCCCTGAATACATTTTATCACTTTATTTTCTTAAAATTAATGCTATCTTCAGCAATAGCTTTTAATTTTTTTAAATTCATATTTTCATCATTAGCAACTATTGCAGATACTGTTCCTTCAACTAAAGGGCAATCTGCTATTTCAACATCTATTTCACCATTTATTAATTTTATTGCACCCTTTACTGCATTAATTGAACTTCCAAAGTCTACAAGTACTAATACTCCTTTTCCTCTATTTGCCTTTCTTATTACATCTGCAACTATTTCAGGTGTAGTTCCATAAGTATCATAATTACTTCCACCACCATTTAATAATTCAAAATCTTCTTGTTTTAATACATTACAAAATTCTAAAAATGCATCTGTCATTGAGTTACTATGACAAACTAATACTATTCCTACAGTTTCTTTTTTCATCGTTCCTCCTAATTTTCTCCAAATAATCTATCTAAAATAATTGCTACTGCTGCCCTTACTGAAAGATGATTGTATCTTGTATTTATTCTTATTGGTTCTAAGATATAATCTGAAAGATCCATAATTTCTTGAGTTAATCCCCAACCTGTTCCAAATAAGATAAAATAAACTTCATCATCATTAAATATTTTTTCAGATAATTTTTCAAATGAAATTGTCTTTTCAAATAATCTTGCTGATGTTGTAATAATTTTAGGTTTTTTACCTGTAATTTTTATTATTTCTTCTACACTTTTTTCTATACTATCTGATAAAAGTGTATTTTCAAATGCTTCATTTCTATCTTTATTAAAATCTATTCCATCTCCTTCTTGCCAAAAACCTAGTATTCTTGATGTTAGTTCTTGTTGAGCATCTACTGGAGTAATAATAAAATATTTATTTATATCATAAGTTCTACAAGTTCTTGATATGTCGTGTATATCAAAATTTGTAACAGAAGTTGCAACAACTTCACTATTTTTATTATATACTGGATAATGTACTAATCCTAAAAAAACATTATTTCTCATCAATTTTCCTCTCTCATTCTTTAAAAATGTATAATCTTGCTTCTTGTAATAATTTTCTATGTGATGAATATGTTAATATCTTTAATGCATCTCCATAACTACACCATTTATACTCACTAATTTCCCCTATATCAATCAATACATTATGACTAATAGCTCTAGCTAAGAAAAATGTAACATATTTTAATTCTCCTGTATTTGTAATATATGAAATATCTTTTTGAAAATTTTCAGGATCTACTATTATGGTTTCTAAATTTGTTTCTTCTTTAATTTCTCTTATTGCAGTCATAACTTTTGTTTCATTATCTTCTATATGACCTTTAGGAAATCCCCAATTACCACCTAATATTTTTACTAACAAAAATTCAATATTATTTTCTCTATTTATTCTATATACAATACCACCTGCTGAAGATACTTTAACTACATTAAATTTCACATTATATTTATCTTTAATATATTCAATAATATCTTCTTTTTTATTATTTAAATTTCCTTCATTAACATGTTTGTATATATCTTGTCTTATAGATTCTTTACTTATTTCCGTATCTAAGCCTATGTTGTATAAATCAACTAAATTTATATCTAAATCATTAATAAATACTACATCTCCCTCAAAGTATATAGATTGTATTCTACTTAGTAATTCTAAAGTTTTCTTCATTGTTTCGTTATAATTATCATCATGATGATGAATAAATGATATAAAGTTTAGTAATTTAGAAACATTTTTATTATTTCTAAATTCAAATAACATTCTTTTAACAGTTTCCTTATTTATTGCCCTACTTATTATATTACTATAATAAATGAGATTTTTAACTAGAATAATATCTGTCATATTTAAACCAATTTTTTTTAAATATGATTCTGCAATTATCATACTATTTACTAAAAATTTATTATCATCTAGTTTACTTTTTCCTGAATATAGGAAAAGTATGGCATATCCTATAGTTTTATCTTCAAATACATTGTATTTACAATATACATTATATGTATTTACAGTATTTTTAATAGTAGCATTATCTAAATTATCTACAGACAATTCTGGAATAAAAAACTTAAATAAATCATTATCTAACATTATTTTTAAAGATTTATATGAATATTTATTGAATAATATTTTATCTAGCAATCTACCAAATCCACTTATACTGACATTAAGTTTTCTATGATTTTTAAAATTAGATATTGCCTTCTTTGTTTCACATGATAACTTAAAATTATATTTTGAAACTAGGTACAACGCCCTATATATTCTAGTATTATCTTCTGCAAGTCTAAGTGCCTTATCTTCTCCAATGATATTTAATTCAAGATTTTCAATATCTTTAATTGAACCATACTTATCTATTAAACCTTTATTATTGTTGTAGGCTAATGCATTTACAGTAAAATCTCTTCTAGCTAAATCTTCTTCAATATTTTCTACAAATTTAAATTTTTGTGGATTTCTACCATCTAATATTCCATTTTCTTTTCTAAATCTTGCAATTTCTATCTTATATTCATCAACTTGTATTGAAATAACTTGATATTTTTCAGAAATTATTATAGGGTTATGTTCACTTAAAATATGTAATAATTCTTCCATGGGAATATTAGTAGCCATATCAAAGTCAGTAGGTTTAAATCCTAAAAATATATCTCTTAATGCTCCACCTACCAAGTAACCTTCTCCATACTCATTTAAAATATTTAATATAAATTGTAATCTTTCATCTAAATTTATGTACATTATTATATTCCTACTTTTTTCTAAATTTTATCATATAAAAGCCATCTAAATATTCATTTTCATATGAAATTAAGTTCCCACCAAACTCATCTTTTATTATTTTTACATCTTGAGGAAATTCAAAATCTACAACTTCAAGATCACTATATTTTTCAAGAAAATATGCAACATTATTTGTATTTTCATTTTCAAGTATAGTACAAGTACTATATACCATTTCTCCACCGTTTTTCAATAATTTATATGTATTATCAAATATTTTCTTTTGTAATTTTTTTATTGCTTTAATAACTTTTAAATCTATTTCATAAACTTTTTCAGGTTTTTTAGTTAAAACTCCCAAACCAGAACAAGGAACATCAAGTAATATTTTATCATATATCCCTTCTGAAAACTCTCTTCCATCAGCTAATATTGCCTTAAAATTCATATATTTACTTTCAAATTCTTTAAGCATATTAACCTTATGTTCATGTATATCTGTAGCCACCAATTTTTTAGGGTTATACTTTTGTAATATTGCAAGTGATTTACCACCTGGTGCAGCAGCCACGTCTAATACTTCATCTTCATTACTTGGAGCTAACATATCTACAACTAATAAAGAAGAGCCATCTTGAATCACTATATCTCCTGTTAAATATGCCTTTGTTTTAAGTACATTATTATTATTTAAATAATATACATCTGAAATGTTAAATAAGATTTCTGAATCTACCATTTTTAATAAATCCTTAAAATCATTTACAGATATTTTCTTGTGATTAACTCTTACAGAGAAAGTACTTTTCCCCTTATATCTTTTTAAAACTTCTCGAAATTTATCTTCTCCAAATTGATTTCTAACCTTATCATAAAACCATGTTGGATAAGATAACTTAATATTTTCTGGGGTAATTTCAAATATCTCATCTTTTTTTCTAATAAAGTTTCTTAATGTTGAATTAATAAAATTTGCTTGATATATATTTTCTTCTTTACCAAGTTCAACAGCCTCATATATAACTCCAGCTATGTCAGTACTTGTATACAGTATTTGTGCTATACTTAATCTTAATATTTGCTTCGTTTTTCTTTTAATACTTCTAGCTAGTTTTAAAATAACATAGTCTATGTAAATTAAATTCTTAAGAGTAACATTTAACATATTATTTAAAAAAGCTTTTTCACCTTTAGTATACGAATTATTTTCAAACATATATTTTAATTGCAAATTACTATATTTCTTATTTTCTATTACTTCATCAAGTAATATTATCAAATCTTTTTTAATTTTCATTTTTATTCTCCATAAATTCAACTATTATTAGTAATATAACCCCAAAAATATATGCTTTAGGTATTAAATATATTATTACTTCTACATATAGGCATATAGCAAAAAACATATTTAATAATGGAATAAATATATATTTTTTCTTTCCTATATCAAATAAATGATATATTGTTAATGCACTTGAAAAAAAGTAAATAAATCTAATAAAAAATATTAACATTGATAAATAGTAATTTTTAATTATCATATCACTTAAATAAAATGATGCTGAATGTGCTGCTTCAAAAAGAAAAGCAGTAAAAGTTGTAGTTATAAGAAAGATGTATGTAGATTTACTTTTACTTTTTATAGCCAACAAAAAATCAATATTTGTATATGTTATTGCTATCATAAAAATTAATCCTGCCATAAACATAACTAAATTTGAATTTGGCATGCTACATATTATTTGATAGAAAATAGCTGCAAAAATAGAAATAAATCTATACTTATTTTTAAATATTATTTCTTTCAAACTACTCACCTCTATTTTCAAAAACAAAATTAATTAATCTTCTAATTTCTGGATTATCATATATTTGAAGATTTTTTTCATAAAAAATACTCTTATACTCTAAATCATATTCTACTTTATATATATTCATAAAATGAACTATAGATAACGCAATTAATAATTCATCTTCATTCTTAATTTTTGAGATATAGTAATTTAATAAATATAGCAAGTTCCATTTTCTATATTTATTATTACCATCAAAATCAAAGAATAAATTTAATCTCTTAGAACAATTATATATATCATCTATTTCAATATTAGATTGTAAATCAAAAACTGTTATACCAAAATATTCTTTTATACTTTCTATATATTCTTTTGCTATTTCAACCTCATTATTCTTTATATTAATTGGTGATATCATTTTAAATATTTGTTTTTTCTCACAATCATATCTATATATATTTAAATATTTAGTTCCTAAATTTTCTTCATCTAGTAAACCTGTTATTATATATTTTAATTGTGGATTAGCATTACTAATTCCTTCGAAAAATTTTTCATCATAATCTCTCATTTTTTCTTTAATTGATACATCATCTTTACTTAAAGTAACTTGCATTTTAACATTTGTAGATCTATATATTTTTTCTAATAAGATTATAGGTAAGGTATTTATAAATGCAGATTCCTTAGTATCTAATTTATTAAGTAATAAAGTTGCTATAGGTAAAAACATTACATTTTTATCAGAATTTTTTTCTACCAATAATTTTTCATCTCTATTTAAGATATAGTAGTGCATAGGATGAGATATGTTAAAGTATTTCACTTCTCCCATTTCTCTACAGTTTGTTGCTGCATCATAACTTGCAGGTGATTCTGATTTAAATTTCAATCTTAAATATTCTTCTTCATATTCAGCTATTAATTTAATAATTGATTTATAGTATTTTCTATAGCTATATAGCTCTTTTGTAAGTTTTAATCCATCTTCATATCTAAACATTTCTTTATAGAAAAGAAGGGCAAGTTTCGTAAATTCTATATCTTTACTCTCTACAGAATATCTTATTAATATATGATTTTCAAATTCTATATATTGTTTATTTTCAAATAATATCTTTGTAACTTCAGTTATTACTTCTGTTTTATAATTACCTTGATTTAAAGCTTTAACTATATACTCATTTGCCTTATTATAATTTGAATTAATATATTCAACTTCAGAAAAATATATAGAAAGTTTATATGCCCCCTCTAAATTTGATAAAGTTTGCATATATTTATCTTGTACATCATAATTTTTGTTTTTAAATATTTCTTTAAATTCACCTATCAATTTATCATTATTAGGATATGAATAAAGACCTTCTAAAATAGTTTCAACATATTCTAAATCTAAACCTGTATAAAGTAAAGAAAGACCATAATAATAATACATCATTGGGCTCATCTCATCTTTATAATCTTCATATAATTCAACAATTTCATTATAAACTGATGATTGAAAATATATTTCAGTTAATACTTCTGTAGATCTTTTAGAATTTTCTTCCATTTCTCTAAATTTTAAAGTATGTTCTAGCAATTCTTCATATACCTGATAATTTAATCCAACTAATATTAAATTATATAGCATTTCTCTGTTATTTATATTTTGATCAATCTTTGGTATTAAGAATTTTTTTATCCAATCTTCTTTAACAACTATTATTTCTTCTCCTTTTTCATCATCATATACTTTTATCTTTTCTCTTTCAATATCCTTATACTCTTCTTTTTTCTTGAACAAATTCCAGAACATTTTTTCCTCCTACTTTATTATTTGATCAATTATTCCTCCACCTAAACATTTTTCTCCATCATATAAGACTACTATTTGACCTAAAGTTACAGCTCTTTGTTTTTCATCAAAAATTATTTGATATCTATCCTCTTCAATTTTATCTATAACTGCTGAAACATCATTTTGTCTATATCTAAATTTAACAGTGCATCTAAATGGTAATTCTATTTCATTAATAAAATTAAACTTATTTGCTATTAATCCCTTTGAATAAAGTAAATTATCATCCCCTTGTGCAACTATTAATTCATTTTTTTCAACATTTTTATCTACCACAAAATATGGTTCTCCTGTACCCTCTTTAGTGTTACCAAGACCTATTCCTTTTCTTTGCCCTATAGTATAGTACATAAGCCCATGATGACTACCTAAAATATTTCCGTTAATGTCAACTATATTTCCATCTTTAGCTGGTAAATATTTAGATAAAAATTCATTAAAATTTCTTTCACCTATGAAACATATACCTGTACTATCTTTTTTCTTAGCTGTTTTCAAATTATATTTTTCTGCAATTTTACGTATTTCTGTTTTTTCATATTCCCCTATTGGAAATAGTACTTTTTCTAATTGTTTTTGATTTAATCCACACAGAAAATAGCTCTGATCTTTATTATTATCAACTCCTCTTAAAAGTACTTTTTCTCCTTTTTCATTAGTTGTTAATCTTGCATAATGTCCTGTAGCTATATAGTCTGCACCTAACTTATTTGCATAATCTAAAAATGCCTTAAACTTTATTTCCTTATTACACATTACATCTGGATTTGGAGTTCTTGCAAGCCTATATTCAGATAAAAAATATTCAAAAACTCTGTCCCAATATTCCTTTACAAAGTTTACTGAATAATATGGTATTTCTAATTGTTCAGCTACTGATATTACATCTTCATAATCAATATCTGACATACAAACTCCATTTTCATCTTTTTCTTCCCAATTTTTCATAAATACACCTATTACTTCATAACCAGCCTCTTTAAGTAAAATTGCAGCAACAGAAGAATCAACACCTCCTGACATTCCTAAAACAACTCTTTTTTTCATATTTATTCCTACTTTCGGTATTTTTTTAAATTAATTTTATTATACTATATTTTACCATACATTTACAACAACA
The genomic region above belongs to Streptobacillus moniliformis DSM 12112 and contains:
- a CDS encoding ankyrin repeat domain-containing protein; amino-acid sequence: MKKILLLLSIIMLNMNIFAEDLLISKEKLEVEEKKEKILNEFFTAIKFSNNTLAVSYISGDEERNISIYPNEAYSPGFAPIVKKGVEKVDINAENKIGETALMVAIEYNNIYILEELLKKDVNVNVRHNVLGKYPLHTAIFFENFEAVKLLVEKYPEMVNFQSDVDGWHPLEDAALKGNYEIAKFLIEKGANPLHKDFNGGNAIDLAANFGKGDIVKLLRDKIKELRNNK
- a CDS encoding NUDIX domain-containing protein, with protein sequence MYINLDERLQFILNILNEYGEGYLVGGALRDIFLGFKPTDFDMATNIPMEELLHILSEHNPIIISEKYQVISIQVDEYKIEIARFRKENGILDGRNPQKFKFVENIEEDLARRDFTVNALAYNNNKGLIDKYGSIKDIENLELNIIGEDKALRLAEDNTRIYRALYLVSKYNFKLSCETKKAISNFKNHRKLNVSISGFGRLLDKILFNKYSYKSLKIMLDNDLFKFFIPELSVDNLDNATIKNTVNTYNVYCKYNVFEDKTIGYAILFLYSGKSKLDDNKFLVNSMIIAESYLKKIGLNMTDIILVKNLIYYSNIISRAINKETVKRMLFEFRNNKNVSKLLNFISFIHHHDDNYNETMKKTLELLSRIQSIYFEGDVVFINDLDINLVDLYNIGLDTEISKESIRQDIYKHVNEGNLNNKKEDIIEYIKDKYNVKFNVVKVSSAGGIVYRINRENNIEFLLVKILGGNWGFPKGHIEDNETKVMTAIREIKEETNLETIIVDPENFQKDISYITNTGELKYVTFFLARAISHNVLIDIGEISEYKWCSYGDALKILTYSSHRKLLQEARLYIFKE
- the trmD gene encoding tRNA (guanosine(37)-N1)-methyltransferase TrmD, which translates into the protein MKIRVLTLFTDIFKIYLSQTIMQRANDQNIKIDIENIRDYSDNKHKQVDDTPFGGGAGMVLKPEPFWKYFVNLRKSKIKKPFTIFVTPQGKKLTQEKLIELSKMEDLCIISGKYEGLDQRVIDKFVDEEISIGDYVLSSGDLPSLVIIDGIMRMKDGIIKKESYETDSFYNGLLGFPQYTRPQMIDKMEVPEVLISGNHEKINQYREMKAIFKTLKNRPDLLEEKFKDKDFLRKYDEFLKLIETL
- a CDS encoding RNA methyltransferase, producing the protein MRNNVFLGLVHYPVYNKNSEVVATSVTNFDIHDISRTCRTYDINKYFIITPVDAQQELTSRILGFWQEGDGIDFNKDRNEAFENTLLSDSIEKSVEEIIKITGKKPKIITTSARLFEKTISFEKLSEKIFNDDEVYFILFGTGWGLTQEIMDLSDYILEPIRINTRYNHLSVRAAVAIILDRLFGEN
- the rimM gene encoding ribosome maturation factor RimM (Essential for efficient processing of 16S rRNA), which gives rise to MEDLILIGTITGTHRLLGTLKVRTIFPLLDELKNLNVIIKNDFNDIKIAKVENVKGITGKRALIDIDKIKNVDEAKSLIGYKIYVRADLIPEYEEDESIIGYRVLHDLEDIGEVVDIMDTAAHPILVVIKEEKEVLIPFIDVFVKEIEYDKKLIKVELLEGMI
- a CDS encoding PTS-dependent dihydroxyacetone kinase phosphotransferase subunit DhaM, which gives rise to MKKETVGIVLVCHSNSMTDAFLEFCNVLKQEDFELLNGGGSNYDTYGTTPEIVADVIRKANRGKGVLVLVDFGSSINAVKGAIKLINGEIDVEIADCPLVEGTVSAIVANDENMNLKKLKAIAEDSINFKKIK
- a CDS encoding transcription antitermination factor NusB; translation: MKIKKDLIILLDEVIENKKYSNLQLKYMFENNSYTKGEKAFLNNMLNVTLKNLIYIDYVILKLARSIKRKTKQILRLSIAQILYTSTDIAGVIYEAVELGKEENIYQANFINSTLRNFIRKKDEIFEITPENIKLSYPTWFYDKVRNQFGEDKFREVLKRYKGKSTFSVRVNHKKISVNDFKDLLKMVDSEILFNISDVYYLNNNNVLKTKAYLTGDIVIQDGSSLLVVDMLAPSNEDEVLDVAAAPGGKSLAILQKYNPKKLVATDIHEHKVNMLKEFESKYMNFKAILADGREFSEGIYDKILLDVPCSGLGVLTKKPEKVYEIDLKVIKAIKKLQKKIFDNTYKLLKNGGEMVYSTCTILENENTNNVAYFLEKYSDLEVVDFEFPQDVKIIKDEFGGNLISYENEYLDGFYMIKFRKK
- the mnmA gene encoding tRNA 2-thiouridine(34) synthase MnmA, which translates into the protein MKKRVVLGMSGGVDSSVAAILLKEAGYEVIGVFMKNWEEKDENGVCMSDIDYEDVISVAEQLEIPYYSVNFVKEYWDRVFEYFLSEYRLARTPNPDVMCNKEIKFKAFLDYANKLGADYIATGHYARLTTNEKGEKVLLRGVDNNKDQSYFLCGLNQKQLEKVLFPIGEYEKTEIRKIAEKYNLKTAKKKDSTGICFIGERNFNEFLSKYLPAKDGNIVDINGNILGSHHGLMYYTIGQRKGIGLGNTKEGTGEPYFVVDKNVEKNELIVAQGDDNLLYSKGLIANKFNFINEIELPFRCTVKFRYRQNDVSAVIDKIEEDRYQIIFDEKQRAVTLGQIVVLYDGEKCLGGGIIDQIIK
- the ptsP gene encoding phosphoenolpyruvate--protein phosphotransferase: MMRLTGIGASEGVAIGKVYVFHEEEIQLPEEKLLSGETSESEIIKLEEAMKKSKTQLIAIREKVRIKMGDDKADIFDGHILLLEDEDLMDEIKNKIMEDGLKAAHALKEGIDEYSLMLSQLDDPYLRERAADFQDIGKRWLKNLLNIKISDLGNLEPNTIIITNDLTPSDTAQLDLAHCNGFVTEIGGKTAHSAIMARSLEIPAVVGTRSILSEVVDGQGIIIDGDKGEIYLNPTDELIKEYEIKREKQLKAKEELKKIKNLKPITKDGHEVEIWGNIGKPEDIDAVMEAGATGVGLYRTEFLFMNSGHMPTEEEQYKAYREVVEKMKNCPITIRTMDIGGDKELPYLDLPKEMNPFLGYRAIRISLVQKDMFKTQLKAILRASAYGTVKIMYPMITSINEVRAANVILEECKKELDEIGKKFDRNIKVGIMIETPSSAIIAYKFAKEVDFFSIGTNDLTQYFLAVDRGNEMVSDLYSAFNPAVLEAIQKVIDAAHDRGIPVSMCGEFAGNKQSTELLLGMGLDAFSMSASSVLQVKKKILESNYAEAQKYRDLILSKDTPQEVIDALR